In the genome of Afipia felis ATCC 53690, the window GAATCTCGCCAATACCGAACAATCCAATAACAGCGATAAGGAAGTCGACGCCCTGCATTAAACCTGTCCAACCAAAAGTCAGACGCATCTGCCCACTCATGGTGTCCATTCCAATCACAGCCAGAGCGAAGCCCAGCATCATTGAAACAATCGATTTCAGCGGGGACTCCTGCCCCATGCCGATGAAGCTGCAGAATGTCAGAAGATAGACGGCAAAGAATTCCGGCGGACCGAATCGAAGGGCAAACTTCGCAACAAGCGGCGCCAGAAATGTAATGAGCAACACACCGACCAGCGCCCCTAAGAACGACCCACTGAACGACGCGGTCAGCGCTTCGCCGGCCCGGCCTTGCTGCGCCAGCGGATAACCATCAAAGGTCGTCGCAACAGATGACGGCTCTCCAGGAATATTAAAAAGAATTGATGTGATTGCCCCTCCGAAGAGTGCGCCCCAATATATGCAGGACAACATCACAATTGCCGATGTCGGCTCCATGGTGAAAGTGAGTGGCAACAGGATCGCCACACCGTTCGGCCCTCCGAGACCCGGCAACACACCGACCACGATACCCAGCAAGATGCCCAGGAACATCAAGGCTATGTTGTATGAGGTCAGAACCACGGTGAACCCGTGAAGTAGCGGCAAGATGTGATCCAACTCACTCACCCTCGGTTTGTGTTGAGGATTCAGTATCCGAACAGCGCCTCCAAAGGCCCTTTCGGCAGAGGCACCAAGAACTCGAACTCAAACAGCCAAAACAGGACAATCACTGTCACGCTGCTTACTGCGATGGTCATGAGCCAGTTGAACTTCCCCGCCAGACGCATAAACCCCGCAATAAACACGGCCGAAGACACATAGATTCCGAGAAAAACGATTCCCAAGATGTAAGCCGCAGTCGGAATAAAAACCGCGAGAACCAGCTTGAATCGACACCATTCAACAAAGGGAGCTCGTGCTTCAGAAGTATTGTTCAGCAGGGATTGAACTGCGATTCCTACGCTCGCCAGCGATATGATCGCTCCGATTCTGAACGGGAAGTATCCCGATCCAGGGCTGTCCTTAACCCACCCGATACCCAGGTGATAACTCTCGGTCATCACGGCCACGCCAACCAGGAATATGAGAACAGCCACAACGAAATCGATTGTTCGGTACGAGACTCCCATCTCCACTACCCTCCGCTTTTCGTATCGAGCGCTGACGATAAGACCGTACCCCAGACTTCAGAAACCAGCGGCCCGTGCAAAGCTCGACTTAAGCTCCGAGCCCGCAGACCAGCGCACCACTCGATGTCGATATCGCCAAAGAACAGCATGATCCGACACCATCATCTTTCCTATTCTCTGACGGACTTATCGAACGATACGCAGCTGTAAAAACTCGCGCCCGGAGTCGCGAGCGCCTAGATCACACTGGCGTCGCGGGAGAGAATGCGGCGCGAGTAGTAGGCAAATGTTGCGGCGATCGCCTTGGGCTTGAGCCGATAATCGTGTGCCTCCTGTGCCAAGGCAGGATCGACCGGCAAAATAGTGCCCGCCGACATGGCGAGGAGTTGAAGTTTCGCCGCCCGCTCGATGAACATCGCGAGAATGGCAGCTTCCTCGACAGTTTCGCAGGCTGCAAGTTGTCCGTGGTGAGCAAGAAGAATCGCTCTCTTGTTACCCAGGGCGTCGGAAATAATGCGCCCTTCTTCATCGCCGATCGGCGTACCAGGCCATTCTCGCAGCCAGGCGCAGTCTTCATGAAACAAGGTTGTATCCATGTGCGATACCGCGAGCGGGACACCGATCATGGATAGCGCTGACACATGCGGTGCATGTGTATGCATGATCGCCTTGACGTGCGGCCGAGCGCGATAAACCCAGAGGTGAAAGCGGTTGGAAGGGTTCGGCATCCCGTCGCCCTCAAGCACGTTCAGGTCATCGTCGACCAGCAAGAGGTTCTCAGCCGTGATCTCGTCAAAGCCAAGACCGAAGCGGAGCATATAGTACGTGCCCGGCTTTGCCCCGCGCGCAGTTGCCTGGCCGGCCAAGCCCGAGTCGTGGCCCTCGGATGCCAGGATACGGCAGGCGAGCGCAAGCTTCTGACGAATGGTCCACTCGGGAACCACGAAATGCTTATTCATGCGTTCAGTCGTCTGCCGGTGGTAGTCCTCTTTGTCTCTGATTTTGACTTCCATCACAGATCCTCCCTTTTGCATGCAATTATGGGTCGAGTGGATCGTATATGACACAATGTGTCAAGCATGACATTTGATCATTCCACGGCACACTTTTTGTTCAATTGCCTTACTGCGTTGCACAAGCTATCGATGCGCCGGTAATTATGATTATATTCCGCCAAGACGAGTCGAATTTGCATCAGCCTCCGAGGAACCCCTGCATGGCCAAAGCGCCAGCTAAAGCCGCGCGGACAGCGAAGAAAACCCCTGCGACTAATGCCGTTTCTTTGGCTGAGCGCATGTCCTTCCTGCGTAAGCAGCGCAGCATCACGCTCGAAGCGCTCGCCGAGAAATCCGGTTTGACCAAAAGCTATTTATCCAAGGTTGAACGAGGCATGTCGGTGCCGTCGATATCGACGGCAATGAAAATCGCCGAGAGTCTCGACCTGTCAGTCGGACAGCTACTGGGAGAAATTCAATACGAGGGGGCCATATCCGTGGTTCGGCATAAAGAGCGACTCTCTTTCATGCGCGGCGGAAGCGGCTCCGGTTACAATTATGAGATGCTTGCGCCAGGAAAGCAGTTCAAGACGATGGAGCCGTTCATCATGCGGCCCCCGCTCAAATTTGAGAATGACAGACGCTTCAATCATTCAGGGCAGGAAATTATTTTCGTTCTCTCCGGGCGGATGGAAGTCGAATATGGCGGCTCGCTCTATGAATTGGCGAAAGGCGATTGCGCTTATTTTGATGCCCATGTGCCGCACCGCTCGCGTTCTATCGGGAAAATTGCAGAGGCCCTCGTAATCGTCAAAGCGACTTAAACTGTTTACCGCGGGCTCGGCTGCGGAAGCCCGTCACCGCATCAACGGGCCAAAAGGCGACATCACTTGAGCACGCGCAGAATATAACGCGACGTTGTTCGGGCCAGAATCAATATTTCAGAGCCGATAAGCCTTACTCCAGGGCTTATCGGCTCTGCTGTATTACTGGTTAGCTTCAGGCTGAACCGCACCAGTGGTCCATTTCTCTACATAACCAGTCCAGGCGAAGGTGCGACCGAGACGCCAACCTCTGCTGTCTTTTCACTTGGCTCAGATTCAGCAGAGTTGAAATTCCTTCGATATGTATCGGGAAGGAATATCGCAGAGATCACGGCGATCGAAGCAAGCGTAGCAAGATAGATACTTACAGCCAGGATAGTCCCATACTGATGAAACAGATAGGTGGCGACAAGAGGCGCCGGCCCACCAGCCGTGATTGAAGAGAGTTGATACCCGAGTGACGAGCCACTGTACCTCACCTCGGGTGGGAACGCCTCCGCGATGAAAGCCGGCTGCGGTCCATAGGAGATATCGTGGACGACAATCGACATCACGATTGCGAGCACAATAATAACCGAGTTGCCGGAATTCAGCATCGCATAGTAGGGAAATGCAAAGACACCGAGAGTCACTGCACCGATAATATAGAGCGATCTACGTCCGATGACATCAGAGAGATACCCGAACGTCGGAACGCTGATCAATGAGACCGCACACGCGAGCAGAAGTGCATTGAACAGAAAATCTCTCGAGATATGCAGCGTACCTACGCCATACGACAGCACAAAGGTCGAAAACAGATAAAATGCTGCGTGTTGGCCAGAACGAATTCCGCATACGAGGAGTATCTCACGCCAGTACTTCTTGATCGCAACCGAGACCGGCGCTTTCTTGACCGTCCCCTTACGCTCCATGTCCTTGAACGCTGGTGTTTCGTGGATCCCGATGCGGATATAGAAACCAACTCCGATCAGGATGATGCTGAACAGAAATGGAATACGCCAACCGATGGTTTCGAACCACTCGTTCGTACCAAAGCGGCTAACGGCCGAGAGCACCAGCAACGCCAGGAGAAGCCCCAACGGCGATCCAAACTGCGGCCAGCTGCCCGCCAGTCCGCGTTTTTTGTCGAGGGACTTCCACTCTGTGGCTACAGCTACAGCTCCGCCCCATTCTCCTCCGACGCCGAAACCCTGAAGCAAGCGCAGAATCGTGAGCGCGACCGCCCCCCAAATTCCGATCTTGTCATAGGTTGGCACGAGACCAACCAGAACCGTACTAACACCCATCAATAGCAGCGTTGAAACAAGTGTTGCTTTACGGCCTATCCGATCGCCAAAATGACCGAAAAAGGCGGCACCGATCGGACGAATGACAAATCCTAGGAAGAACGTCGATAACGACAGAAGGGTCGCCGAATAAGGATCAGCTTGAGGAAAGAAAAGCTTTCCAAGAACAGTCGCGGCAACCAAACCGTAGATATAGAAATCATACCACTCAATCATTGAGCCGACAGTTGACGCAATTACTGCTCGACGAGCATGCTGTTGCGTATCGATATCGATTCCTTTCTCTATCACTTTCATTGCTTCCCTCCCTATTTTTCCCATTCTGATTTTTGAATTATGGACCGATTACGAGAGAACTGATCGTGAGTTGGATCGCGCCTTTCTTGTTCTTAGACCGTAGATGTTCTTCTATTTATCAGTAAAACTTGCCCCGCTTTTTTCTGACCGCTAGTCGATCCCTCACCAAGGTACTGGCCGTGCAATGACCGAAATCTGCAGGCAGGAATGCTCATTCTTTCCTCTGAGCGAAAACTTAGCGACGGCCGCCTAGATGTGATTCAAGGTTGATCCTCCCCATAGACGAAATGCACGGACCAGTACGCTCCCCCTGAAACGCGCCTATCGAAGTAAACGGACGAGCGCTCTGCTTGCCTGCTCCGGAGTTTCCTTGGATCGCAAGCACCGCATCGCAACTGATCAGCGACAGACAACATCTCACGTCATCTGCGCCGGGCAGGCCTTCAATTCCGCAACATGTGCACCGGAGTTGATCTACAACGAGTCCGCGCAAGGACCCGCTGCAAATCAGGAAAAACTCAAGGATCCCGACACGCGCGAAAGGCTCGTCACGGCTCACATGGGAGCGTCGGGATCGCCTCATCGTTTACTCCGCGGCTACGCTGTGAGTTTCTCCCTCCTGCTCGCGGATTAGATCCTGGAAAATCACTCTTGCCCGCCGGATGGCGAGGTCCGGCTTCAGGAAGACCTCCTGATAGCCGTCGTCGGGGTATGTGAACATTTGCTGCTGCTCAGTTAGGGCGAACTTGTCCTCCTCCACGACATTCGGGAACATTTCCGCGATCTGGGATGCAGTCTGCTTCTTTGGATCCTTCTTCGACATATGATGCGCGGGCACATTGATAAGCGCCCACCACAAATGCCGATTTTCATTGATCGGCGTGTGCGTGTGAACGAGAACGTAGCCACGCTCCTTGCTGTTCAAATCCAAGGATCCAGGAAATTCCCGCTTACTGTCACGCGCCGAAAGCTCGCCAACCGGCGCATTACGCATAACAACCCGCGTAACGCCAGGGCTCATCATGCAATGAGTATGATGCCTATCGACGACGTCGTAGTGGAACCAGTCAACAAGGTAAGGCGGCTGCTTATAGTCAGTTACCTTGCGAATGGTCATCGCATAGCGATTACCGTCCTCCTCGCCCTCCTCAAGATCAACCGGAATACGGCTATTCTCGATATCACCGATATTCCCATCGTGCAGTGGATAGAAATGAGTGATGTCTAGAAGATTTTCGATCAGCAAAAGATAATTTGCTGGAATCTCCATCGGACCGATGATTTCAGTTTTCCAATCCTCAGATCCAACTTCCGGAAGCCGCGGCGGCTTGCGGGTGCCGGAAAGTGCCGGATTACCAGGCCACAACCAAATCAAGCCATCCTGCTCTACTATCGGATATGGACGGACGATCGCCTGCGGAGAAATCGGGCCTGTCGGGTGTGATGGAATCATCACACACTTGCCTGTCATGTCGTATCTTAAGCCGTGATAAGCACATTCAAGAGTGCCATCCTGCATCAAGCGTCCCTTCGACAGGGGAAACCGCTTATGCGCGCACCTATCATCGTAAGCAACGACCTGGCCGTGCTTGGTGCGCCAGGCAACAATGGGCTTTTTAGCTACAACGTGACCCGTAAGCTTTTCTGCGGGAAAATCGGCGGCGGTGCCGATCATGTACCAGCAATTCTCGACGCAGGCATAAGT includes:
- a CDS encoding tripartite tricarboxylate transporter TctB family protein encodes the protein MGVSYRTIDFVVAVLIFLVGVAVMTESYHLGIGWVKDSPGSGYFPFRIGAIISLASVGIAVQSLLNNTSEARAPFVEWCRFKLVLAVFIPTAAYILGIVFLGIYVSSAVFIAGFMRLAGKFNWLMTIAVSSVTVIVLFWLFEFEFLVPLPKGPLEALFGY
- a CDS encoding aldolase, which codes for MEVKIRDKEDYHRQTTERMNKHFVVPEWTIRQKLALACRILASEGHDSGLAGQATARGAKPGTYYMLRFGLGFDEITAENLLLVDDDLNVLEGDGMPNPSNRFHLWVYRARPHVKAIMHTHAPHVSALSMIGVPLAVSHMDTTLFHEDCAWLREWPGTPIGDEEGRIISDALGNKRAILLAHHGQLAACETVEEAAILAMFIERAAKLQLLAMSAGTILPVDPALAQEAHDYRLKPKAIAATFAYYSRRILSRDASVI
- a CDS encoding helix-turn-helix domain-containing protein; protein product: MAKAPAKAARTAKKTPATNAVSLAERMSFLRKQRSITLEALAEKSGLTKSYLSKVERGMSVPSISTAMKIAESLDLSVGQLLGEIQYEGAISVVRHKERLSFMRGGSGSGYNYEMLAPGKQFKTMEPFIMRPPLKFENDRRFNHSGQEIIFVLSGRMEVEYGGSLYELAKGDCAYFDAHVPHRSRSIGKIAEALVIVKAT
- a CDS encoding MFS transporter; this encodes MKVIEKGIDIDTQQHARRAVIASTVGSMIEWYDFYIYGLVAATVLGKLFFPQADPYSATLLSLSTFFLGFVIRPIGAAFFGHFGDRIGRKATLVSTLLLMGVSTVLVGLVPTYDKIGIWGAVALTILRLLQGFGVGGEWGGAVAVATEWKSLDKKRGLAGSWPQFGSPLGLLLALLVLSAVSRFGTNEWFETIGWRIPFLFSIILIGVGFYIRIGIHETPAFKDMERKGTVKKAPVSVAIKKYWREILLVCGIRSGQHAAFYLFSTFVLSYGVGTLHISRDFLFNALLLACAVSLISVPTFGYLSDVIGRRSLYIIGAVTLGVFAFPYYAMLNSGNSVIIVLAIVMSIVVHDISYGPQPAFIAEAFPPEVRYSGSSLGYQLSSITAGGPAPLVATYLFHQYGTILAVSIYLATLASIAVISAIFLPDTYRRNFNSAESEPSEKTAEVGVSVAPSPGLVM
- a CDS encoding Rieske 2Fe-2S domain-containing protein, whose protein sequence is MSNNDSRALATYACVENCWYMIGTAADFPAEKLTGHVVAKKPIVAWRTKHGQVVAYDDRCAHKRFPLSKGRLMQDGTLECAYHGLRYDMTGKCVMIPSHPTGPISPQAIVRPYPIVEQDGLIWLWPGNPALSGTRKPPRLPEVGSEDWKTEIIGPMEIPANYLLLIENLLDITHFYPLHDGNIGDIENSRIPVDLEEGEEDGNRYAMTIRKVTDYKQPPYLVDWFHYDVVDRHHTHCMMSPGVTRVVMRNAPVGELSARDSKREFPGSLDLNSKERGYVLVHTHTPINENRHLWWALINVPAHHMSKKDPKKQTASQIAEMFPNVVEEDKFALTEQQQMFTYPDDGYQEVFLKPDLAIRRARVIFQDLIREQEGETHSVAAE